The Acinetobacter sp. SAAs474 DNA window AATTTTATGACATGTGTGAAGCATTGGGGCAATTGGGTATCTGGGTGCGGTTGCATTATGTTTATCCTTATCCTCATGTCGATGCAGTCATTGATCTCATGGCACAAGGGAAAATTTTACCTTATCTGGATATTCCTTTTCAGCATGCCAGTCCTAAAATATTAAAATTGATGAAGCGACCAGCACACAGTGAAAATACTTTAGCACGTTTAAAACTATGGCGTGAAAAGTGTCCTGAATTGGTGATCCGCTCTACTTTTGTGGTAGGTTTTCCGGGTGAAACCGAAGAAGATTTCCAAATTTTATTAGACTGGTTACAAGAAGCTCAACTTGATCGAGTAGGTTGTTTTACCTATTCACCAGTAGAGGGTGCAACAGCCAATGATTTGCCAGATCATGTGCCTGAAGAGATTAAACAGCAGCGTTATGAACGTTTTATGCAAGTTCAACAACAAATTTCAGCAGCTAAATTACAAAAGCGCATTGGTCAAACGATGACAGTTCTGGTTGATGATCTAGAAGAAGAATATCCTGTTGCTGTTGCGCGTTCTTATGCAGATGCACCTGAAATTGATGGCAACGTATTTGTCGAAGATATTGATAAATCTCAAATCAAAGCTGGTGATGTGCTGGAAGTTAAAATTACAGATGCAGATGAATATGATTTATTTGCACAGTTAATTCGGATTAAATCAGCTTAATTATTGAAAAATATCAAATAAATTTTAGGTAAATTGGAGTTTTAATCATGCTTGATTCAAAAAAGCCGCGTTATGACCGTATTTTGCTCAAACTTTCTGGTGAAGCTTTGGCAGGCAATAAAGACATGGGGATTGATGCTCAGGTATTAGATCAAATGTCACTGGCGATTGCACATTTGGTTGGTCTGGGTGTTCAGGTCGGTATTGTTGTGGGAGGAGGGAATCTTTATCGCGGTAGCCAGCTACAGCAAGATGGTTTAGTTGGACGTGTCACTGGTGATCAAATGGGGATGCTTGCAACCGTCATGAATGGTTTGGCAATGCGTGATGCCTTAGTCCGTCGCAATATTAAAACACGTCTGATGTCAGCTTTACCGATTGGTACTGTGGTTGAATCTTATTCTAGTCGTGATGCGATTCGTCATTTAACTCAAGGTGAAGTCTGTGTATTTGTTGCGGGTACGGGTAATCCATTTTTTACCACTGATACTGCAGCATGTTTGCGTGGTATTGAAATTGAGGCAAGTTTAATTCTTAAAGCCACCAAAGTAGATGGTGTGTACAATAAAGATCCAAGTAAGTATGATGATGCAGTTAAATATGACACATTATCATTTGATCAAGTATTGGATGAAAAGTTAGGGGTGATGGATTTGACAGCAATTTGTCTTTGCCGTGACCACAAGGTACCACTGCAAGTGTTTGACATGAACAAGTCAGGTGCACTACTTTCTGTTGTTATGGGTGAAAAAGAAGGGACTCTCGTTACGAATTAATGTACGAGAGGCGTAAAGCACCTTATACTAGTCAACATTTTATCAATTACATCATTTTAGAATTAAGTAAGGAAGATCATATGATTAACGATCTTAAAAAAGACGGCGAACAGCGTATGCAAAAGACTTTAGAGTCTTTAGATCAAGGTTTTGCTAAGGTTCGTACTGGGCGTGCTCACCCATCTATTTTAAATGGTGTGATGGTTCCTTACTATGGCTCAGATGTTCCATTAAATCAAGTTGCAAACGTTGGTGTCGAAGATTCGCGTACACTCATTGTTCAACCATTTGAACGTACGATGGTATCCGCGATTGATAAGGCGATTCGTGAATCAGACCTTGGTTTAAATCCAGTAACAGCTGATACGATTCGTGTCCCGCTGGCTGCATTGACTGAAGAAACACGTCGTGATATGCAAAAAGTTGCACGTTCAGAAGCGGAAAATGCTAAAGTTGCACTGCGTAATATTCGTCGTGATATCTTAGGTGATATCAAAACATTATTGAAAGAAAAAGAAATTTCTGAAGATGATGAGCGTCGTGCAGGTGATGAAGTTCAAAAAATGACAGATAAATATGTTGCTGAAGTCGATAAGCGTCTAGCGGCAAAAGAAAATGAATTGATGAAGGTCTAAATCTATGACCTTGATTGAAGATACTCAGAATCTTCCAAAGCATGTTGCCATCATTATGGATGGCAACAACCGTTTTGCCAAAAAAAATCACATGTCACCAGGTGATGGGCATCGAGAAGGTAAAAATATTCTTGATCCTATTGTTGAATTTTGTTGTCAGCAAAAAATTCAGGCACTCACGGTTTTTGCTTTTTCTACTGAGAATTGGAATCGACCACAATTTGAAGTAGATTTGTTAATGCAATTGTTTGAAGATACAATTTACGAACAAATTCAGCGTATGGCAAAATACAATATTGCTTTTCGTTTTATTGGTGATCGGTCTAAATTATCAGAAAAATTACAAGCATTGATGCTGGAAGCTGAGCAAAAAACACCGCAAAATGTTGCAATGGTACTCACTATTGCAATGAGTTATGGGGGAATGTGGGATATTGCCCAAGCTGCAAAGCAATTAGCACAGGATGTGGTTGATCATAAAATTAATATAAATCAAATTGATGAAAATATTTTTGCTCAATATGTCTGTTTATCTGATTTGCCACCTGTAGATTTATTAATTCGTACAGGAGGGGATTATCGGATTTCTAATTTTCTTCTTTGGCAAACAGCATATGCTGAATTGTATTTTACACCAACCTTATGGCCTGAATTTACAGTTGAAGAAATGTTAAATGCTTTTGCTATTTTTTCTAGACGGGAAAGGCGTTTTGGTAAAACTTCTGAACAAACTCAGCAAGTTAAACTTGAGAAATAATACATGTTAGAGCGGATTATTACCGCATTAATATTGGTTGCTGTGGTATTGAGTTGCATGTTTGCAACTCCATCACAGTATCCTATGTTGATGTTAATGATTGTTGCAGCAGGGGTTGCAGGTTATGAGTGGTTTAAACTCATGCCAAGAAAAACAAATAATTTTATCAAATCCAAATCTTGGTTTTTTGGTTTATTGACAGTACTGATTTCTGCACTCGCATTGCATTATAGTGAAATAGCACTCTTCTTATGGTGCTTATCGATTTTAATGTGGTGTATGAGTATTTATTGGGTAAGATCTTACCCAGCATATGATGGTTGGTATAACGCAACGTTACCTTTAATTGGTTTTGTTCTGGTTTCAGCAGCAGTTACGGCTATTTTTAAGCTTTGGACATTCTCTCCTTGGTGGTTGATGTACTTGTTCTTACTGGTATGGGGAGCGGATAGTGGTGCTTATTTTGTTGGCCGTAAATTTGGCCGTAAAAAACTGGCAGCAGCGGTTAGTCCAAATAAATCGGTAGAGGGTTTGTTTGGTGGTGTTATTACTGCATTGTTAATTATTGCAGTGGTTGAATCGATATATTTGGATTTAACCTTGATGGAGCACATGCTTTTTCTTGTTCTGTCAGTTATGACCGTTTTTAGTTCTGTTCTTGGTGATTTACTTGAATCAATGATTAAGCGTCGCGCTGGTATTAAAGACTCAGGCCGTATTTTACCTGGTCATGGTGGTGTTTTAGATCGTATTGATTCATTGCTTGCAGCAGCACCAGTCTTTGCTACAGGAATTTATCTTTTAAAAATTATGGGTGTAAATTTATAAATGTTACAAACTGTTTGTATTTTAGGTGTTACAGGTTCAATTGGTCAAAGTACTTTAAAGATATTAGCACAGCATCCTGATCAGTATTCATTATTTGCAGTGAGTGCTTATAGTCGAATAAATGAACTTGTACACATTTGTAAACAGTTTCGCCCTAAAGTGGTTGTCGTGCCCTCCAGTAAAGTGGATGAATTGCAGCTTAAGTTAAAGGCAGAAAATATTTTAGATATTGCTATAGCGACAGATGAAGCAGGCTTAATTGAAATTGCATCATCTACAGCAGTTGATGTTGTTATGGCTGCAATTGTGGGTGCTGCAGGCTTATTGCCAACCTTGGCAGCTGTAAAGGCTGGTAAGCGTGTTTTACTGGCAAATAAAGAAGCATTGGTGATGTCTGGTGACATTATGATGACGGCTGCACGTGAACATCATGCGTTGTTGTTGCCTGTAGATTCTGAACATAATGCAATTTTTCAATGTTTACCCGCCAATTATTTTCAAACACTCAGAAATGGTCAGCCGCAGTTAGGGGTGTCACAAATTTTGTTAACAGCCTCAGGTGGACCATTTTTAAATCACTCCTTAGCACAACTTCAGCACGTAACACCTGCACAAGCATGTAAGCATCCTAATTGGTCAATGGGCCAAAAAATTTCAGTTGATTCAGCAACTTTAATGAATAAGGGTTTAGAGTTGATCGAGGCTTGTCATTTATTTGCGGTACAAGAACAATTTGTTACAGTAGTGATTCATCCACAAAGTATTATTCATTCTATGGTTCAATATGTGGATGGTTCAACTTTGGCTCAAATGGGAAATCCGGATATGTGTACGCCAATTGCACATGCATTGGCATGGCCTGAGCGCCTGAAAACGCACGTACCCGCGTTAAATTTATTTACCAATCATCATTTAGATTTTTATGCACCAGATACAACCCGTTTTCCGGCTTTAACATTGGCGCGTCATGCAATGAAAGAAGGTGGTTTAGCACCAGCAATTTTAAATGCAGCCAATGAAGTGGCTGTTGCTGCATTTTTAAATCAGCAAATTAAGTTTACTCAGATTGCTGAAATTGTAGAAAGAACTTTAAATCAGGTTGAAAATAGCGCAGTCAATAGTCTAGAGTGGATTATTGATATTGATCAGCAATCAAGACGAGTTGCACAGCAATGGTTAAGCAGTTAGGAGAGATTGCATGAGCATTTTGTTTATTATTATTGCTGCTATTTTATTGCTTGGACCTTTGATTGCAATTCATGAATTTGGTCATTACTTTGTGGCACGTCAATTGGGTGTAAAAGTATTGGTCTATTCAATAGGATTTGGCCCAACCTTGATCAAATGGAAATCAAAAAAATCGGGTATCCAATATCAATTAAGTGCTTTACCTTTCGGCGGTTATGTAAAAATGCTGGATGAGCGTGAGGGCGAGGTACCCGAGCAAGATCTTCCTTACGCTTTTAATCGTCAAAACCCGTGGAAAAGAATTGCGATTGTTGCTGCGGGTCCACTGATTAATCTGGCTTTTGCAATCGTACTATTTTGGATTTTATTTTTACCTGCACAAGAACAATTGAATACACGTGTTGGCGCAATTTTACCGAATACACCAGCTGCTGTAGCACAGATGCAGGTTGGAGATAAAATTACTGCAATTGATAAAACCCCTGTTTCAACATGGGAAAATTTGAATTTTGCATTGGTTGATCGTGCCGGTGAGACAGGAAATATTGATATTGCTGTAGAGCGAAATGGTGTAATCCAAAATTTTAATTTACCAATAGAAAGTTTTCTAAAGGATCAGACCAAGTCACCTTTAGATATACTTGGTTTTACGCCTTATCGTCCATTTATTCCAGCAGTAGTGACCAAGTTGAGTACAGATGGTGCGGCACAACGCCAAGGTATGAAGGAAGGTGACAAAATTGTTGCTATTGATGGCGTAAAAATGAATAATTGGTTTGATGTAGTCAGTATTGTACAAGCATCACCAGAAAAATTATTAAAAATTGATGTGCTTCGAGATCATAAGCTTGTACAGTTACAGATTATGCCACAAGGCAAACCAGATAAAATGGGCAATATGATTGGTATGCTGGGTGTGCAGAGTAATCCAGGTAAAGTCATTATTCCTGAAACATTTAAACAGACGATTCAATATAATCCTGCTGAAGCATTTGTGATGGCTGTCGAAAAAACAGGACAAATTTCTAGCATGATTTTAAATTCTATAGTAAAAATGGTTCGGGGCATGATTGGATTAGAAAATCTATCGGGACCGATTACTATTGCTAAAGTTGCGGGTCAAAGTGCAGAAATGGGGTGGCAAACTTTTATTTCTTTTATGGCATTGATGAGTGTAAGTTTAGGAATTCTAAATTTATTACCGATCCCAATGCTTGATGGTGGGCATTTAGTTTACTATTTTGTAGAACTCATCCGTGGTAAACCTGTTTCTGAACAAGTACATTTAGTTGGTTTGAAAATTGGTATGGTACTGCTGGGTAGCATGATGCTTCTGGCATTATTTAACGACTTTATGCGTTTATAAAACGTGGACAATATAAATTATTGGAACAAATTGGCATGCATCACAAAAATCTTTTTATGCCTTTGGCGCTCATCAGTGCAATGGCAGCAGTACAACAGGTATATGCAGCAGATGAGTTTATTGTACGTGATATTCAAATCGATGGACTTGTAAGATTAACACCAGAAAATGTGTATAGCATGATTCCGGTCAAAGCTGGTGATCGAGTGAATGATGCGACCGTTTCTAATGCCATACGTGCCTTATATGCTACTGGTTTATTTGATGATATTAAATCATCTCGTAATGGTGATACATTAGTTTTTCAAGTGGTCGAGCGCCCATTGATTTCGAAGGTTGAGTTAAAGGGTAATAAGTTAATTCCTAAAGAGGCTTTACAGGAAGGCCTGAAAAAAATGGGAATTGCTGAAGGCGAAGTATTAAATAAAGCGACATTACAAACTTTAGAATCTGAACTTGAACAGCAGTATATGCAACAAGGGCGCTATGAAGCCACTGTTAATGTTAAAACGATACCTCAGCCCAATAATCGTGTTGAATTAATTATTGAATTTGTTGAGGGTAAACCAGCAAAAGTGGTTGACATCAATATTATTGGTAATACGGTATTTACTGAAAGCGAAATCAAACAAGCTTTTGCCATTAAAGAATCGGGCTGGAGCTCTATTGTTAGTGGTAATGACCGTTATGCACGCGAAAAAATGGCGGCCAGTCTAGAAGCGTTAAGAGCGATGTACCTCAATAAAGGCTACATTAATTTTGATATTGTTAACTCACGGTTAAATATTAGCGAAGATAAAAAAAGCATTTTTATTGAAGTAAGTATTAATGAGGGTGAGCAGTTTAAATTTGGTGAAACCAAATTTTTAGGCGATGCCCTGTATAAGCCAGATGAATTAGCAGCATTAAAAATTTATAATGATGGTGATATTTATTCACAGGCCAAAGTGGATGCGGTGAAGCAATTATTATTACGTAAGTATGGTAATGCTGGTTATTATTATGCTGAAGTGAATGTGGTACCACAAATCAATAATGAAACTAAAACAGTTGATTTGAATTACTATATTAACCCTGGTCAGCAAATCACTGTTCGTCGTATTAATTTTACGGGTAACACCAAAACAGCAGATGATGTTTTACGTCGTGAAATGCGTCAAATGGAAGGTGCATTAGCCAGTAATGAAAAAATTGATTTATCTAAGATCCGTTTGGAACGTACTGGATTCTTTAAAACAGTCAATATTGTTCCTGCGCGTGTTCCAACATCGCCTGACCAAGTCGATTTAAATGTCAATGTTGAAGAGCAGCACTCTGGCACAACCACATTGGCGGTCGGTTTCTCGCAAAGTGGTGGTGTGACTTTTCAGGCAGGTTTAAGTCAGACTAACTTTTTTGGTACAGGGAATAGTGTAGCGATTGATCTTTCCCGTTCTCAAACGCAAGATTATTATAATTTAAGTGTTACTGATCCATATTTTACCATTGATGGTGTACGTCGTGGTTATAATATGTATTATCGAAAAACCAAACTCTCAGATAACTATAGTGTTAATAACTATGTGACCGATAGTTATGGTGGTGGTTTAACCTTTGGTTACCCAATTGATGAAAATCAAAGTTTAAGTTTTGGTGTCAATATTGATGAAACTAAAGTGACGACTGGTCCTTATGCTTCAAATTATATTGCGGATTATTTAACATCGAATGGTGGGCGAGAAACAAATTCGGTTACTGAGTGTAAAGTGACCAAGGCTGATGGCACTTGTGCTGAAACTATTACCTATGGTGATCAATATAAAGGGAGCTTCTTAACCTATAATTTAAACTTAGGTTGGTCGTACAATACGTTAAATAGACCCGTATTCCCAACTTCAGGTGTGGCACATCGTGTCAATGGGGAAATTGCACTACCGGGAAGTAAAGTAGAGTATCAAAAAGTAGTTTATGATGCACAAGCCTTTTTGCCATTACCAAAAGATTTTGTACTGCGTGGCTATGGTAAGCTGGGTTATGGTAATGATTTACCATTTTATAAAAACTTCTTTGCAGGTGGTTTTGGATCGGTACGTGGCTATGAAAACAGTACTTTAGGGCCACGTTATAATTCAATTCGTGATGAAGCACTTGGTACTAAGGATAGTGATCCAGATAGTGTTGGTGGTAATGCCTTGGTACAATTCGGAACTGAATTGGCTATTCCATTGCCATTTAAAGGTGATTGGACACGCCAGGTTCGCCCTGTGATTTTTGCAGAAGGTGCACAGGTGTTTGATACACAATGTAGCAAAATCTCTAATCAAACTTTACGACAGGATTGTAAAGATAATTATGAGTTTGATTTAGGTAACTTACGCTATAGTGTTGGCGTTGGCTTTACTTGGATTACCATGATTGGACCCTTATCTCTTAGCTATGCTTATCCACTTAATGATAAAAAAGGCGATGATACTAAGAGTATCCAATTTGAAATCGGTCGTACTTTCTAAGTACGACTTTATTAATTCTATTTAATTAGGAAATTTATATAAAATGAAAAAATTAATATTATCTATGCTTGTTGGATTATCTTTTACTGCAGTACAAGCTGCTGATATCGGTGTTGTTGATATTGCCAAAGTGGTACAAAGCAGCAGTTATTTAAAACAACAAGAATCATCTTTACAACAATCTGTAAAACCGCAAACAACGCAAATTGAGCAATTGCAGAAAGAGTTAACAGCATTGCAGCAAAAGGCACAAACAGCAAAATTAACAGATGCTGAAAAGAAAAAAATGACTGAAGAGTTTCAGGCTAAAGTGACTCAATTAGAAAAATTACAACAAGATGTTCAGGCTAAAGTACAAAAGTCTATGCAAGCAACCAATCAGAATTTTGAAACACAAGTAAAAACAGTTGCTGAACAATTACGCAAAGAAAATAAATTAGATGCTGTTTTGAATAAAACAGCAGTATTAGCATTTGACCCGAGTAGTGATTTAACTGATAAAATGGTGCAAAAGGTTAATGCAATGAAGTAACAAATGAGTGACCAAAATCTTAATTTACAATATTTGGCTCAGGTTGTGCAAGGTCAGTGCCTTGGACAGCCTGATTTTTTATTAAGTGGTCTAGCAAGTTTAGAGCATGCGGATCATCAGCAGATTGCTTTTGTGAATGGAGAAAAATATATTCCCCATGCACAGCATTCAAAAGCAGGTGCGCTTATTATTACAGCTGATTTAAAAGACCAGTTGTCAATGCACCAAAATTTTATTATTGTCGATAATCCCTATCTTGCCTTTGCTACTTTAACCCATATTTTTGAGCGTAAACATCAGCAAACGGGTATTGAGGCGACTGCGCAAATTCATCCGACAGCCATGATTGCTGATTCTGCATATATTGGTCATTATGTGGTGATTGGTGAAAACTGTGTAGTTGGTGAACACAGTATCATTAAATCTCACGTCACATTGGATGATTTTGTGGAAGTGGGAGATCATTGTTTTATTGATTCACATGTGATGTTGACAGGCGAAACTAAAATTGCCAATCGGGTTCGTATTCATGCCAATACAGTTATTGGTGGTGAAGGATTTGGTTTTGCACCTTATCAGGGGAAATGGCATCGTATCGCTCAATTAGGTTCTGTACGGATTGGCAATGACGTGAGAATCGGCTCCAATTGTAGT harbors:
- the rimO gene encoding 30S ribosomal protein S12 methylthiotransferase RimO, producing the protein MKSPKVGFVSLGCPKALVDSERILTQLKTEGYDVASDYDGADLVVVNTCGFIESAVQESLDAIGEAMSANGRVIVTGCLGKDEDKIRQMHPNVLKVTGAAAYQEVMEAVHEYVPEPPKHNPFIDLVPEQGIRLTPKHYAYLKISEGCNHRCTFCIIPSMRGDLVSRPVGSVLSEAQALKNAGVKEVLVISQDTSAYGLDTKYKLDFWNGQPVKTKFYDMCEALGQLGIWVRLHYVYPYPHVDAVIDLMAQGKILPYLDIPFQHASPKILKLMKRPAHSENTLARLKLWREKCPELVIRSTFVVGFPGETEEDFQILLDWLQEAQLDRVGCFTYSPVEGATANDLPDHVPEEIKQQRYERFMQVQQQISAAKLQKRIGQTMTVLVDDLEEEYPVAVARSYADAPEIDGNVFVEDIDKSQIKAGDVLEVKITDADEYDLFAQLIRIKSA
- the pyrH gene encoding UMP kinase; its protein translation is MLDSKKPRYDRILLKLSGEALAGNKDMGIDAQVLDQMSLAIAHLVGLGVQVGIVVGGGNLYRGSQLQQDGLVGRVTGDQMGMLATVMNGLAMRDALVRRNIKTRLMSALPIGTVVESYSSRDAIRHLTQGEVCVFVAGTGNPFFTTDTAACLRGIEIEASLILKATKVDGVYNKDPSKYDDAVKYDTLSFDQVLDEKLGVMDLTAICLCRDHKVPLQVFDMNKSGALLSVVMGEKEGTLVTN
- the frr gene encoding ribosome recycling factor, yielding MINDLKKDGEQRMQKTLESLDQGFAKVRTGRAHPSILNGVMVPYYGSDVPLNQVANVGVEDSRTLIVQPFERTMVSAIDKAIRESDLGLNPVTADTIRVPLAALTEETRRDMQKVARSEAENAKVALRNIRRDILGDIKTLLKEKEISEDDERRAGDEVQKMTDKYVAEVDKRLAAKENELMKV
- the uppS gene encoding polyprenyl diphosphate synthase — protein: MTLIEDTQNLPKHVAIIMDGNNRFAKKNHMSPGDGHREGKNILDPIVEFCCQQKIQALTVFAFSTENWNRPQFEVDLLMQLFEDTIYEQIQRMAKYNIAFRFIGDRSKLSEKLQALMLEAEQKTPQNVAMVLTIAMSYGGMWDIAQAAKQLAQDVVDHKININQIDENIFAQYVCLSDLPPVDLLIRTGGDYRISNFLLWQTAYAELYFTPTLWPEFTVEEMLNAFAIFSRRERRFGKTSEQTQQVKLEK
- a CDS encoding phosphatidate cytidylyltransferase: MLERIITALILVAVVLSCMFATPSQYPMLMLMIVAAGVAGYEWFKLMPRKTNNFIKSKSWFFGLLTVLISALALHYSEIALFLWCLSILMWCMSIYWVRSYPAYDGWYNATLPLIGFVLVSAAVTAIFKLWTFSPWWLMYLFLLVWGADSGAYFVGRKFGRKKLAAAVSPNKSVEGLFGGVITALLIIAVVESIYLDLTLMEHMLFLVLSVMTVFSSVLGDLLESMIKRRAGIKDSGRILPGHGGVLDRIDSLLAAAPVFATGIYLLKIMGVNL
- the ispC gene encoding 1-deoxy-D-xylulose-5-phosphate reductoisomerase, which codes for MLQTVCILGVTGSIGQSTLKILAQHPDQYSLFAVSAYSRINELVHICKQFRPKVVVVPSSKVDELQLKLKAENILDIAIATDEAGLIEIASSTAVDVVMAAIVGAAGLLPTLAAVKAGKRVLLANKEALVMSGDIMMTAAREHHALLLPVDSEHNAIFQCLPANYFQTLRNGQPQLGVSQILLTASGGPFLNHSLAQLQHVTPAQACKHPNWSMGQKISVDSATLMNKGLELIEACHLFAVQEQFVTVVIHPQSIIHSMVQYVDGSTLAQMGNPDMCTPIAHALAWPERLKTHVPALNLFTNHHLDFYAPDTTRFPALTLARHAMKEGGLAPAILNAANEVAVAAFLNQQIKFTQIAEIVERTLNQVENSAVNSLEWIIDIDQQSRRVAQQWLSS
- the rseP gene encoding RIP metalloprotease RseP, translating into MSILFIIIAAILLLGPLIAIHEFGHYFVARQLGVKVLVYSIGFGPTLIKWKSKKSGIQYQLSALPFGGYVKMLDEREGEVPEQDLPYAFNRQNPWKRIAIVAAGPLINLAFAIVLFWILFLPAQEQLNTRVGAILPNTPAAVAQMQVGDKITAIDKTPVSTWENLNFALVDRAGETGNIDIAVERNGVIQNFNLPIESFLKDQTKSPLDILGFTPYRPFIPAVVTKLSTDGAAQRQGMKEGDKIVAIDGVKMNNWFDVVSIVQASPEKLLKIDVLRDHKLVQLQIMPQGKPDKMGNMIGMLGVQSNPGKVIIPETFKQTIQYNPAEAFVMAVEKTGQISSMILNSIVKMVRGMIGLENLSGPITIAKVAGQSAEMGWQTFISFMALMSVSLGILNLLPIPMLDGGHLVYYFVELIRGKPVSEQVHLVGLKIGMVLLGSMMLLALFNDFMRL
- the bamA gene encoding outer membrane protein assembly factor BamA — protein: MAAVQQVYAADEFIVRDIQIDGLVRLTPENVYSMIPVKAGDRVNDATVSNAIRALYATGLFDDIKSSRNGDTLVFQVVERPLISKVELKGNKLIPKEALQEGLKKMGIAEGEVLNKATLQTLESELEQQYMQQGRYEATVNVKTIPQPNNRVELIIEFVEGKPAKVVDINIIGNTVFTESEIKQAFAIKESGWSSIVSGNDRYAREKMAASLEALRAMYLNKGYINFDIVNSRLNISEDKKSIFIEVSINEGEQFKFGETKFLGDALYKPDELAALKIYNDGDIYSQAKVDAVKQLLLRKYGNAGYYYAEVNVVPQINNETKTVDLNYYINPGQQITVRRINFTGNTKTADDVLRREMRQMEGALASNEKIDLSKIRLERTGFFKTVNIVPARVPTSPDQVDLNVNVEEQHSGTTTLAVGFSQSGGVTFQAGLSQTNFFGTGNSVAIDLSRSQTQDYYNLSVTDPYFTIDGVRRGYNMYYRKTKLSDNYSVNNYVTDSYGGGLTFGYPIDENQSLSFGVNIDETKVTTGPYASNYIADYLTSNGGRETNSVTECKVTKADGTCAETITYGDQYKGSFLTYNLNLGWSYNTLNRPVFPTSGVAHRVNGEIALPGSKVEYQKVVYDAQAFLPLPKDFVLRGYGKLGYGNDLPFYKNFFAGGFGSVRGYENSTLGPRYNSIRDEALGTKDSDPDSVGGNALVQFGTELAIPLPFKGDWTRQVRPVIFAEGAQVFDTQCSKISNQTLRQDCKDNYEFDLGNLRYSVGVGFTWITMIGPLSLSYAYPLNDKKGDDTKSIQFEIGRTF
- a CDS encoding OmpH family outer membrane protein, which encodes MKKLILSMLVGLSFTAVQAADIGVVDIAKVVQSSSYLKQQESSLQQSVKPQTTQIEQLQKELTALQQKAQTAKLTDAEKKKMTEEFQAKVTQLEKLQQDVQAKVQKSMQATNQNFETQVKTVAEQLRKENKLDAVLNKTAVLAFDPSSDLTDKMVQKVNAMK
- the lpxD gene encoding UDP-3-O-(3-hydroxymyristoyl)glucosamine N-acyltransferase, whose amino-acid sequence is MSDQNLNLQYLAQVVQGQCLGQPDFLLSGLASLEHADHQQIAFVNGEKYIPHAQHSKAGALIITADLKDQLSMHQNFIIVDNPYLAFATLTHIFERKHQQTGIEATAQIHPTAMIADSAYIGHYVVIGENCVVGEHSIIKSHVTLDDFVEVGDHCFIDSHVMLTGETKIANRVRIHANTVIGGEGFGFAPYQGKWHRIAQLGSVRIGNDVRIGSNCSIDRGALDDTILEDGVIIDNLVQIAHNVKIGANTAIAAKCGIAGSTTIGKNCILAGGVGIVGHIKIADNITFTGMSMVTNNISEPGSYSSGTVLLPTPLWRRSAVRVKQLADVPLTQLVKKIDHVQAQIEHIESTLELRKSL